Proteins encoded together in one Bos indicus isolate NIAB-ARS_2022 breed Sahiwal x Tharparkar chromosome 3, NIAB-ARS_B.indTharparkar_mat_pri_1.0, whole genome shotgun sequence window:
- the S100A16 gene encoding protein S100-A16: protein MADSYTELEKAVVVLVENFYKYVSKHSLVKNKISKSSFRKMLQKELNHMLTDTGNRKAADKLIQNLDANHDGRISFDEYWTLIGGITSPIANLIRQQEQQSSS from the exons ATGGCGGACTCCTACACGGAGCTAGAGAAGGCGGTGGTCGTCCTGGTGGAAAACTTCTACAAATACGTCTCCAAGCACAGCCTGGTTAAGAACAAGATCAGCAAGAGCAGCTTCCGGAAGATGCTTCAGAAAGAGCTCAACCATATGCTGACG GACACGGGGAACCGGAAGGCTGCTGACAAGCTCATCCAGAACCTGGATGCCAACCACGATGGGCGCATCAGCTTTGATGAGTACTGGACCTTGATAGGCGGCATCACTAGCCCTATCGCCAACCTTATTCgtcagcaggagcagcagagcaGCAGCTAG